One segment of Stappia sp. 28M-7 DNA contains the following:
- a CDS encoding flavin-dependent oxidoreductase: protein MTVLIAGAGIGGLTTALMLHERGIKATVVEQAPQVREVGVGINTLPHSIAELAGLGLLDRLDEVGLRTRELRYLTRQGQEVWRELRGLHAGHKFPQFSIHRGRLQKVLYDAAVERMGKDAVLTGLRLSGFVQDEAGVTAHFTDAAEGVTSRTLRGEVLVCADGIHSMGRKRFYPNEGPPSWAGVVMWRGAAEWPVWEDGETMAIAGGLGAKLVLYPIAPAKDGRQLMNWVVNVRVADGSVSPPPPESWSRQAPLSRVLPYARRFTVPGFDVEALVRASGTIFEYPMADRDPLPRWTHGRVTLLGDAAHPMYPVGSNGAAQAILDARCLADHMAAAEHPREALYRYEEERLPKTAEVVRTNRRGGPERVIDEVERLSPRRFDNIDHVLSYEDRKAIVEGYAKMAGFAARKAG from the coding sequence ATGACCGTCCTCATCGCGGGCGCAGGCATCGGCGGGCTCACCACCGCGTTGATGCTGCACGAGCGCGGCATCAAGGCCACGGTGGTGGAGCAGGCGCCGCAGGTGCGCGAGGTGGGTGTCGGCATCAACACGCTGCCGCATTCCATCGCCGAGCTGGCGGGGCTGGGACTGCTGGACCGGCTGGACGAGGTGGGCCTGAGGACGCGCGAGCTGCGTTACCTGACCCGGCAGGGGCAGGAAGTGTGGCGCGAGCTGCGCGGCCTGCATGCCGGCCACAAGTTCCCGCAATTCTCGATCCATCGCGGCCGGCTGCAGAAGGTGCTTTATGATGCGGCCGTGGAGCGGATGGGCAAGGATGCGGTGCTGACCGGGTTGCGGCTGTCCGGCTTCGTGCAGGACGAGGCCGGCGTCACGGCGCATTTCACCGATGCGGCCGAGGGCGTGACCTCGCGCACGCTGCGCGGCGAGGTGCTGGTCTGCGCCGACGGCATCCACAGCATGGGGCGCAAGCGCTTCTACCCCAACGAGGGCCCGCCGAGCTGGGCCGGCGTCGTGATGTGGCGCGGGGCGGCCGAATGGCCCGTGTGGGAGGACGGCGAGACGATGGCGATCGCCGGCGGTTTGGGCGCCAAGCTGGTGCTCTACCCGATCGCCCCGGCCAAGGACGGCCGGCAGCTGATGAACTGGGTGGTCAATGTGCGCGTCGCCGACGGCTCGGTGTCGCCGCCGCCGCCCGAGAGCTGGTCGCGCCAGGCGCCGCTGTCGCGGGTGCTGCCCTATGCGCGGCGCTTCACCGTGCCGGGCTTCGACGTGGAGGCGCTGGTGCGCGCCAGCGGCACGATCTTCGAATATCCGATGGCGGACCGCGACCCGCTGCCGCGCTGGACCCATGGCCGGGTGACGCTGCTCGGCGATGCCGCGCACCCGATGTATCCGGTCGGCTCCAACGGGGCGGCGCAGGCGATCCTCGATGCACGGTGCCTGGCCGACCACATGGCGGCGGCCGAGCATCCGCGCGAGGCGCTGTACCGCTACGAGGAAGAGCGGCTGCCGAAGACGGCGGAGGTGGTGCGCACCAACCGGCGCGGCGGACCGGAGCGCGTGATCGACGAGGTGGAGCGGCTGAGCCCGCGCCGCTTCGACAATATCGACCATGTGCTGTCTTACGAGGACCGCAAGGCAATCGTCGAAGGATATGCCAAGATGGCTGGCTTTGCCGCGCGCAAGGCGGGCTGA
- a CDS encoding ion transporter, with amino-acid sequence MTSPHAERPLRRRLYCLLEPSAWPKKGLSPLNKVISVLIMVATVVAVVESEPVVIEGREKLFLGIEAVFTLLFLVEYVGRLWVAGENSAYRGLFGRLKYMTTPSAVIDLLAITPLFLTFLGSEAFLLRLFRLLRILRVARLGRFSQAFDAIMTALRSRRYELMMSVGIAGILLLISSTVLYLVEGEHQPVAFGSIPRAMWWSIATLTTVGYGDVYPQTTPGQIFAGLTALTGIGLIAMPTGILAAAFSDAIQAQRRAQDDESEKHTGKS; translated from the coding sequence ATGACCTCTCCGCACGCAGAGCGGCCACTTCGTCGCCGGCTCTATTGTCTCCTCGAGCCGTCAGCTTGGCCGAAAAAGGGGCTCTCGCCGCTCAACAAGGTGATTTCAGTGCTGATCATGGTGGCGACGGTTGTCGCCGTCGTCGAAAGCGAGCCGGTTGTCATCGAGGGGCGCGAAAAGCTGTTTCTGGGCATCGAAGCCGTTTTCACCCTCCTGTTCCTGGTCGAATATGTTGGTCGGCTCTGGGTGGCAGGAGAGAACTCTGCATATCGTGGGCTCTTCGGTCGCCTGAAATACATGACAACGCCTTCGGCAGTGATCGACCTGCTTGCGATCACACCGCTGTTTCTCACCTTTCTGGGCAGTGAAGCGTTTCTGCTGCGGCTGTTCCGGCTGTTGCGCATCCTGCGTGTGGCGCGGTTGGGCCGGTTTTCGCAGGCTTTCGACGCGATCATGACCGCGCTGCGCTCACGCCGCTATGAACTCATGATGAGCGTGGGGATCGCCGGCATCCTGCTGCTCATCTCCTCGACCGTGCTCTATCTGGTGGAAGGCGAGCATCAGCCGGTGGCTTTCGGCAGCATTCCGAGGGCGATGTGGTGGTCCATCGCGACGCTGACCACCGTCGGTTACGGCGACGTCTACCCGCAAACGACGCCAGGACAGATTTTCGCCGGCCTGACCGCACTGACCGGGATCGGCTTGATCGCCATGCCGACTGGCATTCTGGCCGCCGCGTTTTCCGATGCGATTCAGGCGCAGAGACGCGCGCAGGACGACGAAAGCGAGAAACACACAGGTAAGTCTTAA
- a CDS encoding cupin domain-containing protein, translated as MEPGIVKSRESLDQIRWNILGQTYVPKQMTEECFSWHASLPPGTFVPPHIHPDQDEFLYILEGRFTFLLDGQEVIGEPGDLVKLPRGVPHGIFNKSESTIKTLFWVTPTLQLYDLFWALHNMGPGADPAEIVAVSAAHAIDFLPPEDSGAGQ; from the coding sequence ATGGAGCCCGGAATCGTCAAGTCCCGCGAGAGCCTGGACCAGATCCGCTGGAACATCCTGGGCCAGACCTACGTGCCCAAGCAGATGACCGAGGAGTGCTTTTCCTGGCATGCCTCGCTGCCGCCCGGCACCTTCGTGCCGCCGCATATCCACCCGGACCAGGACGAGTTCCTCTACATCCTCGAGGGGCGCTTCACCTTCCTGCTCGACGGCCAGGAGGTGATCGGCGAGCCGGGCGATCTGGTCAAGCTGCCGCGCGGCGTGCCGCACGGGATCTTCAACAAGTCCGAAAGCACCATCAAGACGCTGTTCTGGGTGACGCCGACCTTGCAGCTCTACGACCTGTTCTGGGCGCTGCACAACATGGGCCCGGGTGCGGATCCGGCCGAGATCGTCGCGGTCTCCGCCGCCCATGCCATCGACTTCCTGCCGCCGGAAGACAGCGGGGCGGGACAATGA
- a CDS encoding DMT family transporter, producing MTLASLLLVVLASFIHATWNLLAKRAAHAGATFVFAYNVVACIAYAPWVIYLLAKGGIAWTAMGAAFIVLSSLIHLAYSLCLQRGYQVADLSVVYPVARGTGPMLSSLGAFVLLGEVPTGTGVVGLVLVVAGILLISTQGKIAAFTRPGGQAGLRWGTVTGGFIAGYTVVDAVAVKSLGIAPVVLEWVSNLLRFFMLLPVVLARPRQAMAAMRGHWWTAVGVGLLAPASYILVLAALSDGAPLSLVAPMREMSMMVGALMGMVILRERVGPWRLAGCAVLIAGVILLSAS from the coding sequence GTGACGCTTGCCTCTCTGCTTCTCGTCGTTCTCGCATCCTTCATCCATGCCACCTGGAATTTGCTGGCGAAACGGGCGGCCCATGCCGGCGCGACCTTCGTCTTCGCCTACAACGTCGTCGCCTGCATCGCCTATGCGCCCTGGGTGATCTACCTGCTGGCCAAGGGCGGCATCGCCTGGACGGCGATGGGCGCCGCCTTCATCGTGCTGAGCAGCCTGATCCATCTGGCCTATAGTCTCTGCCTGCAGCGCGGCTACCAGGTGGCCGACCTGTCGGTCGTCTATCCGGTGGCGCGCGGGACCGGGCCGATGCTCTCCAGCCTCGGGGCCTTCGTGCTGCTGGGCGAGGTGCCGACCGGCACCGGCGTCGTCGGGCTGGTGCTGGTGGTTGCCGGCATCCTGCTGATCTCGACGCAAGGAAAGATCGCCGCCTTCACCCGTCCCGGCGGCCAGGCGGGCCTGCGCTGGGGGACGGTCACCGGCGGTTTCATAGCCGGCTACACGGTGGTCGACGCGGTGGCGGTGAAATCGCTCGGCATCGCGCCGGTGGTGCTGGAATGGGTCTCGAACCTGTTGCGGTTCTTCATGCTGCTGCCGGTGGTGCTGGCGCGCCCGCGCCAGGCGATGGCGGCGATGCGCGGCCACTGGTGGACGGCGGTCGGGGTCGGGCTGCTGGCGCCGGCGTCCTACATCCTGGTGCTCGCGGCCCTGAGCGACGGCGCGCCGCTGAGCCTCGTCGCGCCCATGCGGGAGATGTCGATGATGGTCGGCGCCCTGATGGGCATGGTAATCCTGCGCGAAAGAGTCGGCCCGTGGCGGCTGGCCGGCTGTGCGGTGCTGATCGCGGGCGTGATCCTGCTCTCCGCTTCGTGA
- a CDS encoding cupin domain-containing protein: MQPGVTKADTGLNGHSWNVVGHTYVPKLKSDDAFIWHATIPDGTFVPPHIHPTQDEWIYLIEGNLEVEFGADVVRAGPGDTVRMPMGIAHGIFNRSGKTARCVFGVSPARKLYELFTVLDGVKDPAELVRLSALHEVDFLPPPEGA; the protein is encoded by the coding sequence ATGCAACCTGGCGTGACAAAGGCCGATACCGGCCTCAACGGACATTCCTGGAACGTGGTGGGGCACACCTATGTGCCCAAGCTGAAGAGCGACGACGCCTTCATCTGGCATGCGACGATCCCGGACGGGACTTTCGTTCCGCCGCACATCCATCCGACCCAGGACGAGTGGATCTACCTGATCGAGGGCAACCTGGAGGTCGAGTTCGGCGCGGACGTGGTGCGTGCCGGGCCGGGCGACACGGTGCGCATGCCGATGGGCATCGCCCACGGCATCTTCAACCGCTCGGGCAAGACCGCACGTTGCGTCTTCGGCGTGTCGCCGGCGCGCAAGCTCTACGAGCTGTTCACCGTGCTGGACGGGGTGAAGGACCCGGCCGAGCTGGTGCGCCTGTCGGCCCTGCACGAGGTCGACTTCCTGCCGCCGCCGGAGGGCGCCTGA
- a CDS encoding cytochrome P450 produces MTRHVWSDPDSFVKAPAMAAAVLRSLDLPRIDRYLDEIAGRGGVDLDALRRLSANTLVAMSGPAHLQTRRVIAPFFSQSGLSPWRALMEQACDSACTELRHAGDPDLVRDFTIPLFLKVMPRILGLDLPPDDDYFRAAETAQRLTEPYLSVPTLKALNTAASLLVATCPAAGDGEGAEPETLLGYLRRRRDDLPDFLEPEYFVVGLLVGSNSATQSLAFALYGLLSGPADLWAEAGKPGWGARHTQEILGLYQSTRTLVRVASEATEVAGCPYRQGESAVVDIVAANSRLRASQGTRQSHMSFGSGAHKCPGVFLSEMLIETALPALARSFPDIVLKTDECRFVVTPMMQAPTALPCDIDKRSRRVSARLCDIRDMASAHRVLRDNEAFAPPPMESHLALLSQASGEDLGDATRIARNALFFMDGPRHEALKQALMRFLGTAQLPLWQGVVDGALDETLRALSAVASPDLVSGYSDPLRKSTMMRILGISSRDPHRFDAIAPHLQDVLEPWLSMRNLRRVQAVFAEALSLMEVPVASDGPPSLLEALVAEAPDGFDEADLKAVVLVLYGASFNLSHTLSNALLWILSLPPEERAAAGDPAWVEANIDELVARCSGPKFIYRVARADLTLSEMAMKAGDTARLNIRVLNRQTPGGNGHVSFGKGLHRCVGAALSVMVLKRAIPSLLQTFPDMALVTQAHRYHPMSETVALSTLPCVFRRTEHQDD; encoded by the coding sequence GTGACCCGCCACGTCTGGTCGGATCCCGACAGTTTCGTGAAGGCGCCGGCCATGGCGGCCGCGGTGCTGCGGAGCCTCGACCTGCCGCGGATCGACCGGTATCTCGACGAGATCGCCGGGCGCGGGGGCGTCGACCTCGATGCGTTGCGACGCCTGTCGGCCAACACGCTCGTGGCGATGAGCGGGCCGGCCCACCTGCAGACCCGCCGCGTGATCGCGCCGTTCTTCAGCCAGTCCGGGCTTTCGCCGTGGCGGGCGTTGATGGAGCAGGCCTGCGACAGCGCCTGTACCGAGCTGAGGCATGCGGGTGATCCCGACCTCGTCCGCGATTTCACGATCCCGCTGTTTCTCAAGGTCATGCCGAGGATCCTCGGCCTCGACCTGCCGCCCGACGACGACTATTTTCGCGCGGCCGAAACCGCGCAGCGCCTGACGGAGCCCTATCTGTCGGTGCCGACGCTGAAGGCCCTGAACACGGCGGCGAGCCTGCTGGTCGCAACGTGTCCTGCGGCCGGGGACGGCGAGGGTGCGGAGCCCGAAACGCTGCTCGGCTATCTGCGCCGCCGCCGGGACGATCTGCCGGACTTTCTGGAGCCGGAGTACTTCGTCGTCGGCCTGCTGGTCGGCTCGAACTCGGCGACCCAGTCTCTGGCTTTCGCGCTTTACGGATTGCTGAGCGGTCCGGCTGATCTGTGGGCCGAGGCCGGCAAGCCCGGATGGGGCGCGCGGCACACCCAGGAGATCCTGGGGCTCTACCAGTCCACCCGCACGCTGGTGCGCGTCGCGAGCGAGGCGACCGAAGTCGCCGGCTGTCCCTATCGCCAGGGCGAGTCCGCCGTGGTCGATATCGTGGCGGCCAACAGCCGGTTGCGGGCCAGCCAGGGCACGCGCCAAAGCCACATGAGCTTCGGCAGCGGCGCGCACAAGTGTCCCGGAGTGTTTCTCAGCGAGATGCTGATCGAAACCGCCTTGCCCGCCCTGGCGCGGTCCTTTCCCGATATCGTCCTGAAGACCGACGAGTGCCGGTTCGTGGTCACGCCGATGATGCAGGCCCCGACGGCCCTGCCGTGCGACATCGACAAGCGGTCCCGGCGGGTGAGCGCGCGTCTTTGCGACATCCGCGACATGGCCAGCGCGCACCGGGTCTTGCGGGACAACGAGGCCTTTGCCCCGCCGCCGATGGAAAGCCACCTCGCGCTGCTGTCGCAGGCGAGCGGCGAGGATCTGGGGGACGCGACGAGGATCGCGCGCAACGCGCTGTTCTTCATGGACGGGCCGCGGCACGAAGCGCTGAAACAGGCGCTGATGCGCTTCCTCGGCACCGCGCAGCTGCCCCTCTGGCAGGGTGTCGTCGACGGGGCGCTGGACGAGACGCTGCGCGCCCTGTCGGCGGTGGCGTCGCCGGATCTGGTCTCGGGCTATTCCGATCCGCTGCGCAAGAGCACGATGATGCGCATCCTCGGCATCTCCAGCCGCGATCCGCACAGGTTCGACGCCATCGCGCCGCACCTGCAGGACGTGCTGGAGCCCTGGCTTTCGATGCGGAACCTGCGGCGCGTCCAAGCGGTCTTCGCCGAGGCGCTGTCGCTGATGGAGGTGCCCGTCGCCTCCGACGGTCCGCCCTCGCTGCTGGAGGCCCTGGTCGCCGAGGCGCCGGACGGGTTCGACGAAGCGGATCTCAAGGCCGTGGTGCTGGTGCTCTACGGCGCGAGCTTCAACCTGTCCCACACGCTGTCCAATGCCTTGCTGTGGATCCTCTCGCTCCCTCCCGAGGAACGGGCGGCGGCAGGCGATCCGGCGTGGGTCGAGGCGAATATCGACGAACTGGTCGCGCGTTGCAGCGGGCCGAAGTTCATCTACCGCGTTGCCCGCGCCGACCTGACGCTCAGCGAGATGGCAATGAAGGCCGGCGACACGGCGCGGCTGAACATCCGCGTGCTGAACCGGCAGACCCCGGGCGGCAACGGGCATGTCTCGTTCGGCAAGGGGCTGCATCGCTGCGTCGGCGCGGCCCTTTCGGTGATGGTCCTCAAGCGCGCCATTCCCTCACTCCTCCAGACCTTTCCCGACATGGCGCTGGTTACGCAGGCGCATCGTTACCACCCCATGTCGGAAACCGTCGCCCTCAGCACGCTTCCGTGCGTTTTCAGAAGAACAGAGCATCAAGATGACTGA
- a CDS encoding AMP-binding protein, translated as MTRRATETSLQREIALALEQRHGAPLITVLGRRGRYRTMTGAELGARATEMQALWDRCLGEGPHVLMAALPAGEEFLIALVATLLGGGTLVPVAPPRASDLPGRLARMARTCGARAVLCTSNNRGAVEQQLTGEGGAPACPVLVVDDPAPVPEVASGGAAPCAFPVIQHTSGSTHFPKAVPVTADQIRHNCGLIQSLWGMNRDSVMINWLPHYHDMGLMGCILYPLLSGAHSVQMSPFDMIRRPAVWLEAISDWRGTISGGPTFAFLECLNRISEEEAERLDLGSWERAFCGAEPVPSGLLERFHQRFAANGLARDAVFACYGMAECTLFAAGEAGGAGQAAATPEPWAGFEGCLLSAETRSRIRIAEPETGRALPEGATGEIWLSGPSVCRRYLGETGDDEDGFFDAPDGVRWLRTGDLGGIAGDRLYIAGRAKDLIIVNGRNVAAAEVEWLAAREHGDLSASAAAAFDSLQALPGRADLLIELRAGCAPIDEPHAVAARIRKAVAAGTGVRLERIAFLPRGTLPRTSSGKIRRREAALELSRLHDQAICLDEAQMAGGAA; from the coding sequence ATGACCAGGCGTGCGACCGAAACCAGCCTTCAGCGCGAGATCGCGCTAGCGCTCGAGCAGCGCCATGGCGCGCCGCTGATCACCGTGCTGGGGCGCCGCGGCCGGTATCGCACGATGACCGGGGCGGAGCTGGGCGCGCGTGCTACGGAGATGCAGGCGCTCTGGGATCGCTGCCTCGGCGAGGGACCGCATGTGCTGATGGCGGCGCTGCCGGCCGGCGAGGAGTTCCTGATCGCGCTGGTGGCGACGCTGCTCGGCGGCGGTACGCTGGTGCCGGTCGCCCCGCCCCGCGCCTCGGATCTGCCGGGACGGCTGGCGCGCATGGCACGGACCTGCGGTGCAAGAGCGGTGCTGTGCACCTCGAACAACCGCGGTGCCGTGGAACAGCAGCTGACCGGCGAGGGCGGGGCGCCGGCCTGCCCGGTGCTCGTCGTCGACGATCCTGCCCCGGTGCCGGAGGTGGCATCCGGCGGGGCGGCGCCTTGCGCCTTCCCGGTGATCCAGCACACTTCGGGCTCGACCCACTTTCCCAAGGCGGTGCCGGTGACGGCGGACCAGATCCGCCACAATTGCGGGCTGATCCAGTCGCTCTGGGGCATGAACCGCGACAGCGTGATGATCAACTGGCTGCCGCACTATCATGACATGGGGCTGATGGGCTGCATCCTCTATCCGCTGCTTTCCGGCGCGCATTCGGTGCAGATGAGCCCGTTCGACATGATCCGCCGGCCGGCCGTCTGGCTGGAGGCGATCTCCGATTGGCGCGGCACGATCAGCGGCGGGCCGACCTTCGCCTTTCTCGAATGCCTGAACCGGATCTCCGAAGAGGAGGCGGAGAGGCTCGACCTCGGCTCGTGGGAGAGGGCGTTCTGCGGGGCGGAGCCGGTGCCGAGCGGCCTGCTGGAGAGGTTCCACCAGCGCTTTGCGGCGAACGGGCTTGCCAGGGACGCGGTGTTCGCCTGCTACGGGATGGCGGAATGCACGCTGTTCGCGGCCGGCGAAGCGGGAGGCGCAGGGCAGGCTGCGGCGACACCTGAGCCCTGGGCGGGCTTCGAGGGCTGCCTGCTCTCCGCCGAGACGCGCAGCCGCATCCGGATCGCCGAGCCGGAGACCGGCCGGGCGCTGCCCGAGGGGGCGACGGGCGAGATCTGGCTGAGCGGGCCGTCCGTCTGCCGCCGGTATCTCGGCGAGACGGGCGACGACGAGGACGGCTTCTTCGACGCGCCCGACGGGGTGCGCTGGCTGCGGACGGGCGATCTGGGCGGCATTGCGGGCGACCGGCTCTACATTGCCGGGCGCGCGAAGGACCTCATCATCGTCAACGGCCGCAATGTGGCCGCCGCGGAGGTCGAATGGCTCGCGGCGCGCGAACATGGCGATCTCAGCGCCTCGGCGGCGGCGGCGTTCGACAGTCTGCAAGCCTTGCCCGGCCGGGCGGATCTCCTGATCGAGCTGCGTGCCGGCTGCGCCCCGATCGACGAGCCCCACGCGGTTGCCGCGCGGATCCGCAAGGCGGTTGCCGCCGGCACCGGCGTCCGGCTCGAACGTATCGCCTTTCTGCCGCGCGGGACGCTTCCTCGCACTAGCAGCGGCAAGATCAGGCGGCGAGAGGCAGCCCTCGAACTGTCCCGCCTGCACGATCAGGCGATCTGTCTCGACGAGGCGCAGATGGCAGGGGGCGCCGCGTGA
- a CDS encoding ABC transporter substrate-binding protein produces the protein MTMTCTWTRKLTGLAAGVALGALMSSAALAEDIKIGMVVTLSGPPAALGQQIVDGFQLALEQNGGKLGGQSISLVVEDDELKPDVALLKARSLIEREQVDFVVGTVFSNMLQAIFKPVVEAETFLISPNAGPSTFAGRNCNPYFFVTSYQNNQPAEVSGMIATEEGFKNVFAMVPNYQAGKDNIAGFKQGFDGTLADEVYTPLGHQDFSAEIARISTSGADALFTFMPGGMGVRLVKQFDAAGLSGKMKFLSVFTTDESTLPGQQDAAVGFLSAGSWAPDLDNETNKAFVAAFEEKYGYVPGSYAAQSYDAALLIASALEKTGGNTDDKEAMRKALEAAEFASVRGKFSFNTNHYPIQDFHMLKVVKRDDGKYATSFVRKVVSDYKDSLAQDCKM, from the coding sequence ATGACCATGACTTGCACGTGGACGCGTAAACTGACCGGCCTTGCCGCGGGCGTCGCGCTGGGCGCCTTGATGAGCTCGGCGGCGCTGGCCGAGGACATCAAGATCGGCATGGTGGTGACGCTGTCGGGCCCGCCGGCGGCGCTCGGCCAGCAGATCGTCGACGGCTTCCAGCTGGCGCTGGAGCAGAACGGCGGCAAGCTCGGCGGCCAGTCGATCAGCCTGGTCGTCGAGGACGACGAGCTGAAGCCGGACGTGGCGCTGCTCAAGGCGCGTTCGCTGATCGAGCGCGAGCAGGTCGACTTCGTCGTCGGCACCGTGTTCTCGAACATGCTGCAGGCGATCTTCAAGCCGGTGGTCGAGGCCGAGACCTTCCTGATCAGCCCGAATGCCGGCCCCTCGACCTTCGCCGGGCGCAACTGCAACCCGTATTTCTTCGTCACCTCCTACCAGAACAACCAGCCGGCCGAAGTCAGCGGCATGATCGCGACGGAGGAAGGCTTCAAGAACGTCTTCGCCATGGTGCCGAACTACCAGGCCGGCAAGGACAATATCGCGGGCTTCAAGCAGGGCTTTGACGGCACGCTGGCGGACGAGGTCTACACCCCGCTCGGCCATCAGGACTTCTCGGCCGAGATCGCCCGCATCTCCACCTCGGGCGCCGACGCGCTGTTCACCTTCATGCCGGGCGGCATGGGCGTGCGGCTGGTCAAGCAGTTCGACGCGGCCGGCCTGTCGGGCAAGATGAAGTTCCTCTCGGTCTTCACCACGGACGAATCCACGCTGCCGGGCCAGCAGGACGCCGCTGTCGGCTTCCTGTCCGCCGGGTCCTGGGCGCCGGATCTCGACAACGAGACCAACAAGGCCTTCGTCGCCGCCTTCGAGGAGAAATACGGCTATGTGCCGGGCTCCTATGCCGCCCAGTCCTATGACGCGGCGCTCTTGATCGCCAGCGCGCTGGAGAAGACCGGCGGCAACACGGACGACAAGGAGGCCATGCGCAAGGCGCTGGAGGCGGCCGAATTCGCCTCGGTGCGCGGCAAGTTCTCCTTCAACACCAATCACTATCCGATCCAGGACTTCCACATGCTGAAGGTGGTGAAGCGGGACGACGGCAAGTACGCCACGTCCTTCGTGCGCAAGGTCGTCTCGGACTACAAGGACAGCCTGGCCCAGGACTGCAAGATGTAA
- a CDS encoding radical SAM protein yields the protein MDIYLIAPLPNFGSEALIADKILNIDERYALMASAGITTVAALLEGDFNIRLCDEMTEDVDFDDPSDVIAISMNVAQASRGIEIARRFRAMGRRVIMGGPHVSLAPGDFDGEADSLIIGEFETVASALSRDLLADTLQPRYLCGQADLASAPVPRWDLYNNDRAISGVIQTSRGCPFECSFCDVIQYLGRVQRHKPIENVLAEAQVLYDLGYRSINLSDDNFTVHRKKSRVLLEGLAGWNGREGREPVQFATQASIDLSRDAELIELCNQAGVRDIFVGIETSNEEALKEVKKRQNLRRDLVTEISRIVAGGLTVTGGMMVGFDHDDLGCFERQFEFGMALPVVNLRVSVLVAPIATPLYEQMAAEGRLFIDGTETSFPGGDLWTNIEPRQMTRRQLAEGAIWLVEALHEPDNAIRRFEHLAAILGPPPEHLRASDRKVTPGKGAFGIFKLFRQAASDPQARRVIDAVNEMSHQRPEIARDLSFALSIFLNSFTSLHRLSQQGSRQVHLSREKPIAQPA from the coding sequence GTGGACATATATCTTATCGCGCCATTGCCGAATTTCGGCAGCGAAGCCCTCATTGCCGACAAGATTTTGAACATCGACGAGCGCTATGCCCTGATGGCATCGGCGGGGATCACCACCGTTGCCGCGCTGCTGGAGGGCGATTTCAACATCCGGCTGTGCGACGAGATGACCGAGGATGTCGATTTCGACGATCCGTCCGACGTCATCGCCATCAGCATGAACGTTGCCCAGGCCTCCCGCGGCATCGAGATCGCCCGCCGGTTCCGCGCCATGGGGCGGCGCGTGATCATGGGCGGCCCGCATGTGTCGCTGGCGCCCGGCGATTTCGACGGCGAGGCGGACAGCCTGATCATCGGCGAGTTCGAGACCGTCGCGAGCGCGCTGAGCCGCGACCTGCTGGCCGATACCCTGCAGCCGCGATACCTGTGCGGTCAGGCCGATCTCGCAAGCGCGCCGGTGCCGCGCTGGGACCTCTACAACAACGACCGGGCGATCAGCGGCGTGATCCAGACCAGCCGCGGCTGCCCGTTCGAATGCAGCTTCTGCGACGTGATCCAGTATCTGGGCCGGGTGCAGCGGCACAAGCCGATCGAGAACGTGCTGGCCGAAGCGCAGGTGCTCTACGATCTCGGCTATCGCAGCATCAACCTGTCCGACGACAATTTCACCGTCCACCGCAAGAAATCCCGCGTCCTGCTGGAAGGGCTTGCCGGCTGGAACGGGCGCGAGGGCCGCGAGCCGGTCCAGTTCGCGACGCAGGCCTCGATCGACCTGTCGCGGGATGCGGAGCTGATCGAGCTGTGCAACCAGGCGGGGGTGCGCGACATCTTCGTCGGCATCGAGACCAGCAACGAAGAGGCGCTCAAGGAGGTCAAGAAGCGGCAGAACCTGCGCCGGGACCTCGTGACCGAGATCAGCCGGATCGTCGCCGGCGGGCTGACGGTCACCGGCGGCATGATGGTCGGCTTCGACCATGACGACCTGGGATGTTTCGAGCGCCAGTTCGAGTTCGGCATGGCCCTGCCGGTGGTGAACCTGCGGGTGTCGGTGCTGGTCGCGCCGATCGCCACGCCGCTTTACGAGCAGATGGCGGCCGAAGGCCGGCTGTTCATCGACGGGACGGAAACGAGCTTTCCGGGCGGCGACCTGTGGACCAATATCGAGCCGCGGCAGATGACGCGCCGCCAGCTGGCCGAGGGCGCCATCTGGCTGGTCGAGGCGCTGCACGAGCCGGACAACGCGATCAGGCGCTTCGAGCATCTTGCCGCGATCCTCGGTCCGCCGCCGGAGCATCTGCGGGCGAGCGACCGGAAGGTGACGCCGGGCAAGGGCGCTTTCGGAATCTTCAAGCTTTTCCGGCAGGCGGCAAGCGACCCGCAGGCGCGCCGTGTCATCGACGCCGTCAACGAGATGTCGCACCAGCGCCCCGAGATCGCGCGGGACCTGTCGTTCGCCCTCTCCATCTTCCTCAATTCCTTCACGTCGCTGCACCGGCTGTCGCAGCAGGGCAGCCGGCAGGTCCACCTGAGCCGTGAAAAACCCATCGCGCAACCGGCCTGA